A DNA window from Daucus carota subsp. sativus chromosome 3, DH1 v3.0, whole genome shotgun sequence contains the following coding sequences:
- the LOC108215252 gene encoding beta-galactosidase-like, whose amino-acid sequence MDLVCKILSWLVSLVVILSCTCSSVSATVTYDDKAIIINGQRRILISGSIHYPRSTPEMWPDLIQKAKDGGLDVIQTYVFWNGHEPTQGKFNFEGRYDLVRFIKTVQEAGLYVHLRIGPYVCAEWNFGGFPAWLKFIPGISFRTDNDPFKAEMQRFTEMIVNMMKSNKLFEPQGGPIIMSQIENEYGPVEWEIGAPGKAYTKWFSSMAVGLKTGVPWIMCKQDDVPDPIIDTCNGFYCEGFFPKKSYKPKMWTEVWTSWLTEFGGAVPYRPVEDLAFAVLRFVQNKGSFFNYYMYHGGTNFGRESSGLFVATSYDYDAPLDEYGLPREPKYGHLKLMHSAIKQSEAALVSADPKVWSLGKNSEAHEYRAKTGACAAFLANYDTESSAKVTYFNRQYDLPPWSISILPDCKNEVFNSAKVHSNSVHLNMVPVKAAFDWQSSTEEVPIADDDDTFTKWGLYEQLNLTKDFSDYLWYLIDVNISANEAFLKNGDDPILTVTSAGDALQVFINGQSSGVAYGSLKNTKLTFNDTVKLKAGINKISLLSSSVGLANVGVHFETYNIGVLGPVTLNGLSEGTRDLTKQKWSYKVGLKGQASSLHTLGESSSAQWLQGSLVAQKQPLSWYKSTFDAPEGSDPLALDMSSMGKGQIWINGESVGRHWPGYIARGSGCGNCNYAGTYDETKCLSNCGEPSQKWYHVPRSLLKPTGNQVVIFEEWGGNPSGISLVKRTEQN is encoded by the exons ATGGATTTAGTATGTAAAATATTAAGTTGGCTTGTGTCTCTGGTTGTTATATTATCATGCACCTGTAGTTCTGTTAGTGCTACAGTTACTTATGATGATAAAGCTATCATCATCAATGGTCAAAGAAGGATTCTCATTTCTGGTTCTATTCACTACCCAAGAAGCACTCCTGAG ATGTGGCCTGATCTTATACAAAAGGCTAAAGATGGAGGCTTGGATGTTATTCAGACTTATGTGTTCTGGAATGGACATGAACCTACTCAAGGAAAA TTTAATTTTGAGGGAAGGTATGATCTTGTTCGTTTCATTAAAACCGTGCAAGAAGCTGGCCTTTATGTCCACCTCCGAATAGGCCCTTATGTTTGTGCTGAGTGGAACTTTGG GGGATTTCCTGCTTGGCTTAAGTTTATTCCTGGAATTTCGTTTAGAACAGATAATGATCCTTTTAAG GCGGAAATGCAACGTTTTACAGAAATGATTGTCAACATGATGAAGTCGAACAAGTTGTTTGAACCCCAGGGTGGACCGATTATCATGTCTCAG ATTGAGAATGAATATGGTCCGGTAGAATGGGAAATAGGTGCTCCAGGAAAAGCTTATACAAAATGGTTCTCAAGCATGGCTGTAGGCCTTAAAACTGGTGTCCCATGGATAATGTGCAAACAAGACGATGTACCTGATCCAATT ATAGACACTTGCAATGGTTTCTACTGTGAGGGATTCTTTCCGAAGAAGTCGTATAAACCCAAGATGTGGACTGAAGTCTGGACAAGCTG GTTAACAGAATTTGGTGGCGCGGTCCCTTATAGACCAGTCGAAGACTTGGCTTTTGCAGTCCTACGATTCGTGCAGAATAAGGGTTctttctttaattattacatG TACCATGGAGGAACTAATTTTGGCCGGGAATCTTCTGGTTTGTTTGTTGCCACCAGCTATGACTATGATGCTCCTCTTGACGAATATG GATTACCGAGGGAACCAAAATATGGACATTTGAAACTAATGCATAGTGCCATCAAGCAATCTGAAGCAGCTTTAGTTTCAGCTGATCCTAAAGTCTGGTCACTTGGCAAAAACTCCGAG GCTCACGAGTACAGGGCAAAAACTGGAGCTTGTGCTGCATTTCTTGCCAACTATGATACTGAATCTTCAGCGAAAGTTACCTATTTCAATAGGCAATATGACCTGCCTCCGTGGTCCATCAGCATTTTACCGGACTGCAAAAATGAAGTTTTCAACTCTGCCAAG GTACATTCCAATAGTGTTCATTTGAATATGGTCCCTGTGAAAGCAGCTTTCGATTGGCAATCTTCCACTGAAGAAGTTCCTattgctgatgatgatgatacttTCACAAAGTGGGGGTTGTATGAGCAGTTAAATCTTACTAAAGATTTCTCAGATTATTTGTGGTACCTCATAGA TGTGAATATATCAGCGAATGAAGCGTTCCTCAAGAATGGAGATGATCCTATTCTTACTGTTACGTCAGCAGGAGATGCTCTGCAGgttttcatcaatggacaatcGTCAG GAGTTGCTTACGGAAGTCTGAAAAATACAAAACTGACATTTAACGACACTGTGAAATTGAAGGCTGGCATTAACAAGATTTCTTTGCTGAGCTCTTCTGTGGGTCTTGCG AATGTCGGTGTTCATTTCGAGACATACAATATAGGGGTTCTTGGTCCAGTTACCTTAAATGGTCTGAGTGAGGGAACTCGAGACTTAACAAAGCAGAAATGGTCCTACAAG GTTGGTTTAAAAGGCCAAGCTTCAAGTCTGCATACACTTGGTGAAAGTTCTTCTGCTCAGTGGCTACAAGGATCCTTGGTAGCTCAGAAGCAACCGCTGTCGTGGTACAAG TCTACTTTCGATGCTCCAGAAGGATCTGACCCTTTAGCATTAGATATGAGTAGCATGGGAAAAGGTCAAATTTGGATAAATGGCGAAAGTGTTGGACGCCATTGGCCTGGTTACATAGCTCGTGGTAGCGGTTGTGGTAATTGCAATTATGCTGGCACTTATGATGAGACTAAATGCTTGAGCAATTGCGGAGAACCCTCTCAAAAATG GTATCATGTTCCCCGATCCTTGTTAAAACCAACTGGGAATCAGGTGGTTATTTTTGAAGAATGGGGAGGTAATCCTTCCGGGATTTCGTTGGTCAAAAGAACGGAACAAAATTGA
- the LOC108214399 gene encoding beta-galactosidase, whose protein sequence is MGFIWKISTWVVSIVFILSCICSSVTATVTYDDKAIIINGQRRILISGSIHYPRSTPEMWPDLIQKAKDGGLDVIQTYVFWNGHEPTRGKFNFEGRYDLVRFIKVVQQAGLYVHLRIGPYVCAEWNFGGFPTWLKFVPGISFRTDNGPFKVEMQRFTERIVNMMKSNRLFEPQGGPIIMSQIENEYGPIEWEIGAPGKSYTKWFSSMAVGLNTGVPWIMCKQEDVPDPIIDTCNGFYCEGFFPKKWYKPKMWTEVWTGWYTEFGGPVPYRPAEDLAFSVVRFVQNRGSFFNYYMYHGGTNFGRESSGLFIATSYDYDAPLDEYGLQREPKYGHLRLMHRAIKQAEAALVSAYPTVWSLGKNSEAHEYRAKSGACAAFLANYDTRSWAKVDYFNKLYDLPPWSISILPDCKNEVFNTAKVGFHGSHMKMLPVSAAFHWQSFTEEAPTADDGDTFTKWGLYEQLNLTRDYSDYLWYLTDVNIASNEWFLKNGKDPILTIASAGHTLQVFVNGQPSGIAYGSLENPKLTFTGSVKLRAGINRISLLSSSMGLSNVGVHYETYSTGILGPVTLKGLNGGTRDLTKQKWSYKVGLKGQTMSLHTLGGSSSSNWLEGSLVGQKHPLSWYKATFNAPRESGPLALDMSSMGKGQIWINGESVGRHWPAYIARGSNCGTCSYAGTYTEKKCLSNCGQPSQKWYHVPRSWLKPTGNQLVIFEEWGGNPFGISLVRRTL, encoded by the exons ATGGGTTTTATATGGAAAATTTCAACTTGGGTTGTGTCTATAGTGTTCATATTGTCATGTATTTGCAGCTCTGTTACTGCTACAGTTACTTATGATGATAAAGCTATCATCATTAATGGTCAAAGAAGGATTCTCATTTCTGGTTCTATTCACTACCCAAGAAGCACTCCTGAG ATGTGGCCTGATCTTATACAAAAGGCTAAAGATGGAGGCTTGGATGTAATCCAGACTTATGTGTTCTGGAATGGACATGAACCTACTCGAGGAAAA TTTAATTTTGAAGGGAGGTATGATCTTGTTCGATTTATTAAAGTGGTACAACAAGCTGGCCTTTATGTGCACCTTCGAATTGGCCCTTATGTTTGTGCTGAGTGGAACTTTGG AGGATTCCCTACTTGGCTTAAGTTTGTACCTGGAATTTCATTTAGAACAGACAACGGGCCTTTTAAG GTGGAAATGCAACGTTTTACAGAAAGAATCGTCAACATGATGAAGTCAAATAGATTATTTGAACCCCAGGGCGGTCCGATTATTATGTCACAG ATAGAGAATGAATATGGACCGATAGAATGGGAAATAGGTGCTCCGGGAAAATCTTATACCAAATGGTTCTCAAGTATGGCTGTAGGCCTTAACACTGGTGTTCCATGGATCATGTGTAAACAAGAAGATGTCCCTGATCCAATT ATAGACACTTGCAATGGTTTCTATTGTGAAGGCTTCTTTCCAAAGAAGTGGTACAAACCTAAGATGTGGACTGAAGTCTGGACTGGCTG GTACACGGAATTTGGTGGTCCAGTCCCTTATAGACCAGCTGAAGACTTGGCCTTTTCCGTTGTACGATTCGTACAGAATAGGGGTTCtttctttaattattatatG TACCATGGAGGGACTAACTTTGGCCGTGAATCTTCGGGTTTGTTCATTGCCACTAGCTATGATTATGATGCTCCTCTTGATGAATACG GATTACAAAGGGAACCAAAATATGGACATTTGAGACTCATGCATAGAGCCATTAAGCAAGCTGAAGCAGCTTTAGTTTCAGCATACCCTACAGTTTGGTCACTTGGCAAAAACTCTGAG GCTCATGAGTACAGGGCAAAATCTGGGGCGTGTGCTGCATTTCTCGCCAACTATGATACTAGATCTTGGGCGAAAGTTGACTATTTTAATAAGCTATATGACCTTCCTCCATGGTCCATCAGCATTCTTCCGGACTGCAAAAATGAAGTTTTCAACACTGCTAAG GTAGGTTTCCATGGTTCTCATATGAAGATGCTCCCTGTTAGTGCAGCTTTCCATTGGCAGTCATTCACTGAAGAAGCTCCAACTGCTGATGATGGTGATACTTTCACAAAGTGGGGGTTGTATGAGCAGTTAAATCTTACTAGAGATTACTCAGATTATTTGTGGTACCTCACAGA CGTGAATATAGCCTCAAATGAATGGTTCCTCAAGAACGGAAAAGATCCTATTCTTACGATTGCGTCAGCCGGACACACTTTGCAGGTTTTTGTCAATGGACAACCGTCAG GAATTGCTTATGGAAGTCTGGAAAATCCAAAACTGACATTTACCGGCTCCGTTAAATTGAGGGCCGGCATTAACAGAATTTCTTTGCTAAGCTCTTCCATGGGTCTTTCG AATGTTGGTGTGCATTATGAGACATACAGCACAGGGATTCTTGGTCCAGTTACCTTAAAGGGTCTAAATGGGGGAACACGAGACTTGACAAAGCAGAAATGGTCCTACAAG GTTGGTTTAAAAGGCCAAACTATGAGTCTTCACACACTTGGTGGAAGTTCTTCTAGTAATTGGCTAGAAGGATCATTGGTTGGTCAGAAGCATCCACTATCCTGGTACAAG GCTACTTTTAATGCTCCACGAGAATCTGGCCCATTAGCATTAGATATGAGTAGCATGGGGAAAGGTCAAATTTGGATAAACGGCGAAAGTGTTGGACGCCATTGGCCTGCTTACATCGCTCGTGGTAGCAACTGTGGCACCTGCAGTTATGCAGGGACTTACACTGAAAAGAAGTGCTTGAGCAATTGCGGACAACCCTCTCAAAAATG GTATCATGTCCCCCGATCATGGTTAAAACCAACCGGGAATCAGCTGGTTATTTTTGAAGAATGGGGAGGTAATCCATTCGGGATTTCACTGGTCAGAAGAACATTGTGA